A window of Bacteroidota bacterium contains these coding sequences:
- the paaC gene encoding phenylacetate-CoA oxygenase subunit PaaC, with protein sequence MKTKEAIYAYCLRIADNNMVLAQRLAEWCSRGPILEEDLALTNISLDLLGQAENFYGYAAAIKGNGVQADDLAFLRTEREYYNNLLVEQPNGDFAFTMMKQLLYAAFAKLLYEGLSTSNDASFQSLATKGLKEIKYHLRHSADWIVRFGNGTEESASRAQFALNELWPYTDDLFEMNAVDAELIGAGISLNLMDMQAHWKQLITEIVADANLHIPETVNSIKGGCNGIHSEHLGHLLCEMQYLQRVHPGASW encoded by the coding sequence ATGAAAACAAAAGAAGCAATTTATGCATATTGTTTGCGCATAGCCGATAACAACATGGTGCTGGCACAGCGTCTGGCAGAATGGTGCAGCCGTGGACCTATTTTGGAAGAGGATTTAGCACTCACCAACATATCTCTTGATTTATTGGGGCAGGCAGAAAATTTTTATGGCTATGCAGCCGCAATAAAAGGCAATGGAGTTCAAGCGGATGATTTGGCATTTTTAAGAACCGAAAGGGAATATTACAATAATCTGTTGGTGGAACAACCGAATGGTGATTTTGCGTTTACAATGATGAAACAATTGCTGTATGCGGCATTTGCAAAATTGCTGTATGAAGGACTCAGCACAAGCAATGACGCTAGTTTTCAAAGTTTAGCCACAAAAGGGTTAAAAGAAATAAAATACCATCTACGCCATAGTGCCGACTGGATAGTACGTTTTGGGAATGGAACCGAGGAAAGTGCTAGTCGCGCGCAATTTGCGCTAAATGAGCTTTGGCCTTACACCGACGACCTTTTTGAAATGAATGCGGTGGATGCTGAATTAATTGGAGCAGGAATCAGTTTGAATTTAATGGACATGCAAGCACATTGGAAACAATTGATTACCGAAATTGTAGCAGATGCGAATTTGCATATTCCTGAAACTGTTAATAGTATAAAAGGAGGCTGTAATGGAATACATTCCGAACATTTGGGACATTTATTGTGTGAAATGCAATACTTACAGAGGGTTCATCCGGGGGCAAGTTGGTAG
- a CDS encoding glycosyltransferase — protein sequence MISLSDFIVYWEGVGFSKFLRLFWYYFIVEAPRYLFMDFIVLMFYFVNKHLKRKKWADAKRRFFEERPLVSVIIPGKNEGKHIYKLARSLNEQTYKNFELIIVDDGSDDDTPIICKDLQKHGFIDLFLRNDVRGGKASAANLALRYTKGKYIIHFDADCSFNRDAIENVLTPFYYNSKIGAVGGNLEVRNTDESLATTLQTIEYMKSITTGRIVTSHLGIYAIISGAFGAFRKDILDQVNGWDIGPGLDGDITMKIRKKGYKIHFEPTATGLTSVPRNFSILAKQRLRWDKSIVRFRVRKHRDVFLPSESFRLSNFVSSGENILFNVILNFHWYLYGLDIIFNYSQLLMYIFLMNQLMYTTSNFLQFFMALTVVEKPKTKLKLLPYVPLMAIYNGYFLRIVRTIAHTRELLFRSSYNDPWNPPKSSNQARRLKI from the coding sequence ATGATTAGCTTATCCGATTTTATTGTGTATTGGGAAGGCGTAGGATTTTCAAAATTCCTGCGCCTTTTCTGGTATTACTTTATTGTGGAAGCTCCCCGTTACTTATTTATGGATTTTATTGTGTTGATGTTTTATTTCGTCAACAAACATTTAAAACGTAAAAAATGGGCCGATGCCAAACGCAGATTTTTTGAAGAACGACCACTTGTATCGGTTATTATTCCCGGAAAAAATGAAGGAAAGCACATTTACAAACTGGCCCGTTCGCTAAATGAGCAAACCTATAAAAACTTTGAGCTCATTATTGTCGACGATGGCTCGGATGACGACACTCCAATTATTTGCAAGGATTTACAAAAACACGGATTTATAGATTTGTTTTTGCGAAACGATGTGCGGGGAGGCAAGGCTTCGGCAGCCAATTTAGCTTTGCGTTATACTAAAGGTAAATACATCATACACTTTGACGCCGACTGCTCTTTTAATCGCGATGCCATCGAAAATGTGCTTACTCCTTTTTATTACAATTCTAAGATTGGGGCAGTGGGTGGCAATTTGGAAGTGCGCAATACCGACGAAAGTTTGGCTACTACCTTGCAAACTATTGAGTACATGAAATCCATAACCACCGGGCGAATTGTAACTTCTCACTTGGGGATTTATGCCATTATTTCGGGAGCATTCGGTGCGTTTCGTAAAGATATTTTGGACCAGGTAAATGGTTGGGACATTGGCCCGGGCTTAGATGGCGACATCACCATGAAAATCCGAAAGAAGGGGTATAAAATTCACTTCGAACCTACAGCTACAGGACTTACCAGCGTGCCGCGTAATTTTTCGATTTTGGCGAAACAAAGGTTGCGTTGGGATAAATCTATTGTGCGGTTTAGGGTGCGTAAACACCGCGATGTGTTTTTGCCTTCTGAGAGTTTTAGGTTGAGCAATTTTGTTTCGTCGGGCGAAAATATTTTGTTTAACGTAATTTTAAATTTCCATTGGTACCTCTATGGTTTAGATATTATTTTTAATTATTCGCAATTGCTGATGTACATTTTTTTGATGAATCAATTGATGTATACCACCAGTAATTTTCTGCAATTTTTTATGGCTTTAACTGTTGTCGAGAAGCCAAAAACAAAATTGAAACTTCTACCTTATGTGCCACTCATGGCCATTTACAACGGGTATTTTTTACGTATAGTGCGTACGATTGCACACACGCGTGAATTACTTTTCCGTTCCTCTTACAACGATCCTTGGAATCCGCCAAAATCAAGTAATCAGGCGCGCAGACTCAAAATTTAA
- a CDS encoding ATP-binding cassette domain-containing protein → MELFSAKNIVKKYATHTALDDVSIAVPEKSIFGLLGPNGAGKTSLIRIINQITGPDSGELFFAGKKLLPEHIEQIGYLPEERGLYKKMEVGEQVLYLAQLKGLSRSEASRKLKYWFEKFEIQAWWNKKVEELSKGMQQKVQFIVTILHEPRLLILDEPFSGFDPINANLIKNEILELKAKGTTIIFSTHNMGSVEELCDEIALINKSKKILDGNVKAIRKANATNTYQVEFRGNMIAFTNALWAGFELTEKSQHDDICKATVKMLNNATPNDVLATILPHVQVISFNEVIPTMNDIFISKVNAGQQQTAAVGYTE, encoded by the coding sequence ATGGAACTTTTTTCGGCAAAAAATATTGTAAAAAAATATGCAACGCATACCGCGCTTGACGATGTAAGTATCGCTGTTCCTGAAAAGAGTATTTTCGGCTTACTCGGCCCAAATGGAGCCGGTAAAACTTCGCTCATTCGCATCATCAATCAAATTACCGGACCGGATAGCGGTGAATTATTTTTTGCCGGTAAAAAACTGCTTCCTGAACACATCGAGCAAATTGGTTATTTGCCTGAGGAGCGTGGTTTGTATAAAAAAATGGAAGTTGGCGAACAAGTCTTATATCTTGCACAACTTAAAGGATTAAGTAGGAGTGAAGCCAGCCGAAAATTAAAATACTGGTTCGAAAAATTTGAAATTCAAGCTTGGTGGAATAAAAAAGTTGAAGAGCTATCAAAAGGAATGCAGCAAAAAGTCCAGTTTATTGTTACCATTTTGCATGAGCCGCGTTTGCTTATTTTGGATGAACCTTTTAGTGGATTCGATCCCATCAATGCCAACCTCATCAAAAACGAAATTTTAGAATTAAAGGCAAAAGGAACTACAATTATTTTTAGCACCCACAACATGGGTTCGGTGGAGGAATTGTGTGATGAAATTGCCCTCATCAATAAGTCAAAAAAAATACTCGATGGCAATGTTAAAGCCATTCGCAAAGCCAATGCAACCAATACTTACCAAGTTGAATTTCGAGGAAATATGATTGCATTTACAAACGCATTGTGGGCAGGTTTTGAATTGACCGAAAAAAGCCAACACGATGACATTTGTAAAGCTACTGTGAAAATGCTGAACAACGCCACTCCAAATGATGTATTGGCCACTATATTACCCCATGTGCAAGTGATTTCGTTTAATGAAGTTATTCCCACCATGAACGATATATTTATTTCAAAAGTTAACGCCGGGCAACAACAAACAGCTGCAGTAGGTTATACCGAGTAG
- the rplS gene encoding 50S ribosomal protein L19 — MDLIKFVDELAEQKTHPKFKAGDTLTVHYKIIEGTKERVQQFQGVVLQRKGQGAAETFTIRKMSNGVGVERIIPLNSPAIDKIELNKTGVVRRAKIFYLRDLTGKKARIKEKRV, encoded by the coding sequence ATGGACTTAATTAAATTTGTAGACGAATTAGCTGAACAAAAAACTCACCCGAAATTTAAAGCCGGTGATACCTTGACAGTACATTATAAAATTATTGAAGGAACAAAAGAACGTGTTCAACAGTTCCAAGGCGTGGTATTGCAACGCAAAGGTCAAGGCGCTGCCGAAACTTTTACCATCCGAAAAATGTCGAATGGAGTAGGTGTAGAGCGTATTATTCCTCTAAACTCACCAGCTATCGATAAAATTGAATTAAACAAAACCGGTGTGGTACGTAGAGCTAAAATATTCTACTTACGTGATTTAACCGGTAAGAAAGCTAGAATTAAAGAAAAACGAGTTTAG
- a CDS encoding ABC transporter permease has translation MSKITLIIKREYLTRVKKKSFLIMTILGPLLLAGLIFARVLMERSEQEVQKVQVIDDSKLFAGKLESTKNLAFYFSDKNLSSAQKDFYNNDYNIILFIPENILSSNKIQLFYKKQLGLSAEDLLKSTFSAKIEDWKLIASGIDKEKLSSVKTSIVLETSKIEESGEQKSSNTAMNAAIGFMGAVLIYMFIFLYGAQVMRGVIEEKTSRIIEVIISSVKPFELMMGKIVGIALVGLTQFLLWIILTFAISSVVSKVMVKDKYDATQVEQTFKSNTPMNAQQKVMEKQDFDLNSLLGNFNFPLLIGAFLFYFLGGYLLYGALFAAIGAAVDSEADTQQFMLPITIPLILAFTMAQSVVSNPESSQAFWLSVIPFTSPVIMMVRIAYGVPAFDLIVSMISLVLGFLGTTWLSAKIYRTGILMYGKKVSYKELWKWLFYKG, from the coding sequence ATGAGCAAAATTACCTTAATCATAAAAAGAGAATACCTCACACGGGTTAAAAAGAAATCCTTTTTAATCATGACCATTCTTGGACCCTTATTGTTGGCAGGATTAATATTTGCGCGGGTCTTGATGGAGCGCAGTGAGCAAGAAGTGCAAAAAGTACAAGTCATTGATGATTCAAAATTATTTGCAGGAAAACTCGAAAGCACTAAAAATTTAGCTTTTTATTTTTCGGATAAGAATTTATCTTCTGCACAAAAAGATTTTTACAACAACGATTACAACATAATTTTATTTATCCCCGAAAATATCCTGAGTTCCAATAAAATTCAGCTTTTTTATAAAAAGCAATTGGGCCTTTCGGCAGAAGATTTGCTTAAAAGTACCTTCTCAGCAAAGATTGAAGACTGGAAATTAATTGCTTCCGGTATCGATAAAGAAAAACTATCTTCTGTAAAAACATCCATTGTTTTAGAAACGAGTAAAATTGAAGAATCGGGCGAGCAAAAAAGCAGCAATACTGCAATGAATGCAGCCATTGGATTTATGGGCGCTGTACTTATTTACATGTTTATTTTCTTGTATGGAGCGCAGGTGATGCGGGGAGTTATTGAAGAAAAAACCAGTCGAATTATTGAAGTCATTATTTCTTCCGTAAAGCCATTCGAATTGATGATGGGCAAAATTGTTGGGATAGCATTGGTGGGGCTTACCCAGTTTTTACTTTGGATAATACTCACCTTTGCTATTTCAAGTGTTGTTTCCAAAGTGATGGTAAAGGATAAATACGATGCGACTCAAGTGGAGCAAACATTTAAATCCAACACACCCATGAATGCCCAGCAAAAGGTAATGGAGAAGCAGGATTTTGATTTGAATTCATTGTTGGGGAATTTTAATTTTCCGCTTTTAATTGGGGCTTTTCTTTTTTATTTCCTTGGCGGATATTTACTCTATGGTGCTTTGTTTGCAGCTATTGGTGCAGCTGTGGATAGTGAAGCGGATACACAACAATTTATGCTGCCCATTACCATTCCGCTTATTTTGGCATTTACCATGGCTCAGTCAGTTGTTTCCAATCCCGAGAGTTCGCAGGCTTTTTGGTTATCTGTTATTCCATTTACCTCACCGGTAATTATGATGGTGCGCATCGCCTACGGTGTTCCTGCTTTTGATTTAATTGTATCAATGATAAGTCTTGTGCTAGGTTTCTTAGGAACCACCTGGCTCTCCGCTAAAATTTACCGCACCGGAATACTTATGTACGGCAAAAAAGTATCCTACAAAGAACTATGGAAATGGTTGTTTTATAAAGGTTAA
- the trmD gene encoding tRNA (guanosine(37)-N1)-methyltransferase TrmD, with protein sequence MRIDIITILPDLLQSPFEHSILKRAIQKGLAEVNLINLRDYSTQKQKSVDDYSFGGGAGMVMTIEPIAACIEDLKSQRKYDEIIYLSPDGELLTQKVANRLSTLQNIILLCGHYKGVDERVRELFITREISIGDYVLSGGELGAAVLCDAVIRLIPGVISDETSALYDSFQDDLLAPPVYTRPADYKGNKVPDILLSGNEKLIADWRHEKSLERTRQRRPDLLK encoded by the coding sequence ATGAGAATCGATATCATTACCATACTTCCCGATTTACTTCAAAGTCCATTTGAGCACTCCATTTTAAAACGTGCCATTCAAAAGGGCTTGGCGGAGGTAAATCTCATAAACCTGCGCGATTACAGCACGCAAAAGCAAAAAAGTGTGGACGATTACAGCTTTGGTGGAGGTGCAGGAATGGTAATGACAATTGAACCCATTGCTGCTTGCATCGAAGACCTAAAAAGCCAACGAAAGTACGATGAGATAATTTACTTGAGTCCCGATGGTGAATTACTTACCCAAAAGGTCGCCAATCGCCTATCCACCCTGCAAAATATTATCTTGTTGTGCGGTCATTATAAGGGAGTAGATGAGCGGGTGCGTGAACTGTTCATTACTAGGGAGATTTCTATTGGCGATTATGTGCTGTCGGGCGGCGAGCTAGGGGCTGCAGTACTTTGCGATGCGGTTATTCGCCTCATTCCGGGTGTGATTTCGGATGAAACTTCGGCACTTTACGATTCTTTTCAAGACGATTTATTAGCCCCTCCGGTGTACACCCGACCGGCCGATTATAAAGGAAATAAAGTGCCCGATATTTTACTTTCGGGCAATGAAAAGTTAATCGCTGATTGGCGGCACGAAAAGTCGCTGGAACGCACCCGACAAAGAAGACCCGACCTTTTAAAATAA